Sequence from the Denticeps clupeoides chromosome 20, fDenClu1.1, whole genome shotgun sequence genome:
ATTTACCACAGTATATAATACCATGTAAAAGTTTaaggacattttgaaatgtcctcatttttttgtccattaaaaagacatcaaagTGATGAAAACTTAGCTGTAAATGACTCCGGTAGCTGTAAATGATGTGTTGTGTTCATTAACCGAAGTGcatcactttaaaagcttcattcattattacaaaaaccttttcaattattttagaagcactgaaaacagttgcactgattaaagaaatTGGCCAAATATTTAAATGACCAACTTTGAACAGTATTGTATATATgtagaaattattattattattattattattttacataataataCATAGCATCAACAGAATATGCTATTCCACTGCATATCTTTTTGACATGGGCATTAATCAGTACTGGAATGTGATTAAGATTATGCAACAGCATCAAACCCACATTGAGCACATTTTGCATAACAATATAGGTATAAATATAAATCTGTTCTTATTTAACATCATTTGAGtggttcaaaaaaaaaaaaaaaaagaagctggtTATTGCTTAAATGCAAAATACTCAATTCAAAGTCTGCAATTTGAGTTAAACGTATCGTTAACTCTGGTTCTGTAGGCACGCTCGTCGTATGTGCCTTCAAAAGGTTCAGTACCAAAGCTAGAAATATATTAAGCAGTTTTGCCAAGTTATCAAACAAGGACTAAGGCCTTTAACAGCTCACTTCCTGGAGCTTTTTTATAAGGAGGCTTATGAACATTTCTGTAAAACGTATCACCGTGGCACTTTACTTAATTTATAATGGGGTTACAATGCAGCAACATTCACAGTTAATCTGAAATCTTTAATGCATTCGATCATTTATGCAGTTTAAGCCCAGGACGCAGTGTGGGCTGGTTTATGCGTGGTTTGTGTTGCCCAGGTGATAACCTGAATAATGGGTCTTCTATAGGACCCTCTATAAGGTGGATTTATAGTAATGCTACATGACATACCGGTTGAGGTATTATTGAGGTATaggtattatttatttaaaattcttTTGTTCTGCTAAAAAAacttaatgtaaattaattattaacagCCCATTAACAATGTAAAATACTCATTATATAATTTCTCATGTTTTAATTGTCCAGATGTCATTCAGCTCTGGAAAGGAATGATGATATTTCCACAGCATGTTTAGAGGGGAACCTTGACGTTCCCTGCTGTTCCAATTCATCATTTGTCCTTCAGTCGTCACACttaaacaacatttaaacaatttacagACCACTCTCAGCATATACAGATGAGGAAGAAGGTACTAAACGTCTAAACAAAGACCAGAATCTGGTTTATGCTGAGGTAATTACATGGGTAAAGCTTGATTTAAGTTAAACAAGCACTAACATAAAAATCCCCCCATGTTGTGTGCTAATGACGGAGACACAGCAAGAGACTAACAGTACATTGCAGGCTCATTGAAATTATAGGCTCAAAGTAAAATAATAGTGTGAAATATGAAACCCCGCCTCCCTCTCCAGAGGATTTATAAACCCACATACGGCCCCAATATTTACACGAAGTGCAGCGACAGAACATGGCTCTGGCGGTCCTCGCGTTTACTCTGATGGGATTTAATTGCTTTGCTGTCTTGATGTGAAACACCCGCGATTTAAGGCTAAAATCATTAGGGTCCACCTCTAAACCGCTTTGAAGGGGGTGGGGAGGATTTGCCACTATGCGAGAACCACAGAGCCCTGTTGTAAACTGTACGTGACATTTGACCCCTTTATGGAGAAAGGCTACACATAATAACACTGGAAGGATTATGACGTCACAGTCATTACATCTGCATGTTTATTCATGTGAGACAAAAGGAGATTAAAAGGGCGCAATAAAGGAATTGTAAACAAGTGACATTAACATTCATTATGAATATCCTACTCCAGTACCACAGCTAGCACAGGGTCcgaaaaaacaaatattatcaTTATGTGTCCGCCTCTGGGaatactgcaaacacacagcaacacactgcaacacagcaatCATTTCCGgaagaagtgaaagtggcagcacagcaaatggcgacacaacaaaatgtgtcctctgcttttcaccatcacccttagtgagcagtgggcagccatgacagacatgTCATGACATGACATGGAACCTTAGCAGttctggatttgaactggcaaccttctgattacgggtccgctttcaTAttcgctgggccaccactgccccatataatGTAGGTGGACCAAATTTTGAGAACCAAGGTTTATACTTAATTGCATGGTGTCAAAATATGCAACAAACTGGATTCATATGTGCTTCTAAGCCACAGAGAGGTTTTTCATAACCCTCAAACCTTGGCATTCAACAACTTTAAGAAAAGGTGTTGTTAATTTAAAAGTCATGAACGTCTGGTTCAGACAGCTTGAAAGAATCAGGAGGCATAGCCCTGCAGAACACGAGCATCATTGGTCCACTTCTTCATCTGTTCACTTGAGCCTATTACTTTGACAAATGTTTACGGCAGgctaataaaatttttttttacaatttgtcaATGGTTCAAGTCCTCGAGGCACAAATGTCGGCGTAActgagcatttaaaaaaaaagtgcagtgattgtcattgtgaaatgtcctctgcttttaaccatcttccttggtgagcagtgggcagccatgacaggcgtccagggagcagtgtgtggggacggtgccttgccggttcaggatttgaaccggcaaccttctgattacggatccgcttccttgcttgctaggccaccactgtcccattaTACTAAGAATGTAATTATTTGATTGTTAACTAATATTTTAAGCACATATGTTTTGCATCTGCAACTTGATTTTACTAAATGATATCAAATTTTCAGCATGTCTGGGCAAAAAGTGGTGCAGACCACACATTGCGATTGGTCGAGAGTTCAATCAGGGACAACTGATCACAATAAATATCGTTCCACTCTGTTCCAACCACAGATGAGCATCTGCTGTTTAATgactgttgcttagcaacaaaacCAATGGTAGATGGAGTGGTTTTTCCAGCACAGGCGCATTTATTGTCACAACAGTAATATTGCGAGATAAAATGGGCTTTAAATAGCAATAACACACTCAAGGTTATTTGCACTTGTGTTCTACATTCAGATGTGTGATGAGGTTgagtgccattttttttaaccattataTGACGTTGAGCAAGGTATGGATTTGAAcaggcatgtgtgtgcaataaacttcttttttattatttctttcaggATCAACATCTGTGATGCAGAAATTCCCACAGCAGCTCAAAGCTTGGCTGCATAATGATGCATAGTGAGGTCAGCCCCTCCGAGCGCTCACAACTTTTGCAGATTGCTCAAGCAGGAGAAACGATTGccgttttttcattttcaacagCTTGCTCCAACCTGCAGGGCTTGATATCACGGAGCTTGAATGGCAGCCAGTCAGCTCTGGGGCGGAGCTCTTTCTTCTGCCCAGACTCCAGAGTTGTTCTCAGCCCGTAACGAGGTCTCCCCTCGAACCAAGCTTTGTTTATGCTCGGCAGGGGGGGATGAAAAATGAGAGCACGGCCCTTTTAGTCTTGGAGGGCCACAGAGTATCAGATTAATCCCGAAGCGTCATAAACACAGCCATCCTGTATGCGTTTAGCCGTGTTGGGATTACAGATTGAAAGTCTGCGCATGGAGGGAAGAAAACCAAACAGAACATGTTGACACATTTCTGAGCGAAACGTCCCTACGGACTTTATTTTCTTGCAAATGATAAAGAACAGCTCGCACCCATCCATGAGTCATTCGAGCATCTAATGCATCTCAAACTCTAGAATAGTTCATTACAAGCAAATTTAGAAGAGATTTAGACGTGAAATCATGACATCTTAACGTTAATGTTTTCCATTAAAACGCGCACCCGCATAATTACGTTAATTTAGGAGAGAGAGATTTTATTCAGTTATTGAATCCCCTTTAATGCAGAGTGATTGATAATCTCTCTCGGAAAGAAACCATTCATCATGTACATGCTACACCAACAGATGAACTTGTTCACTGGGGGGGGTGGGCTCCATCTTAAATGAAGTGTGCTTTCATCAGATCCAGCACTGCGGTGCAATGGCTGGAAGAGGCATAAAGCCATGATTACAGAATGTTTCAAAGATACCACGTCACATACTTTACCAGAAAGCTGTGAAAAGGCAgtaaatgaatttgaatttcagcacaaaccaaacatgtCTGGCAATTTTTTTGCAACAATAAAGTGTAACAATATGCTTCCAAACATCCGGTAAACAGGTATAGAAAATGTCCAAAAGTTTATACATGTCTACATCTTCAGTCCTTTTTGCTTCAGGTCCTCTTTTGCCTCCTTGATCTGAGCCTGCAGCTCCTTGGCTGCGTCCTCACAGTCATTGAAGGTGGCCACCCTGTAGCCCACAGTGGCCAGAGAGTAGCAGCCGAACACCACCAGCAAGTACACCGGTATCGGCCATGCCACCTCTTTACAAACCGAAGGTAGCTGCAAATCcagcaggtcaaaggtcaccagtCCCCAAGCGATGCCCACAAAAGACACCCCAAGCAGCCACTCCAGGAGCTTGGTCATGGTGAATGGGATCACAGAATGGAGAGGAAATTGAGGACCAACTTGTAATTTCCCAAACCTGCAGGGTAGAATAAGAAGAAACCATTCAGAAGTACTGGCGACGTCTGGTCACACACATTCTGCAACTTATAAACtagaatagaaaaataaaatgaataattctgCATTGACTTTTTGCCACATGCTTTACAAATCATCCCTGtcttacatacatttatgatACACATATGGACTCCTTACTACTGCAACAAGATGGtaaaaggaaaaatgtaattcattttgaATGGTTATCTGAAAATCTAGAATCTTTTGCAACAAAGGTACGTAAATATAACTGTAGCTAATGTGTTGAGTGTTTAACACGAAAAGTAATGTAAAAGGGCTAAAAAACAAACGATGAATGccaaattaataaaacagaagaaaTTCCATAAAGCGCGTTATGatctaaacacaaatacatcgTTTTAAAACGGTGCGGAAGAGCAGACGAACAATATGATCCACTCTGAAACTTATGCTGACTGCCAACATCTTCAAAACCACAAGCAATACGCGCGCATTGATAAAATCTGGCAAGTTATGTTTAAATCGTAGTGAAACAGCAATTTTATGAGCTAATCCGATTCCGCATCCTACCTCTAATATTACGCCAGCTCACTACTACTGTGCCGGTCGCGGACTTAAGACGTCATCAAGTCCTGTAGAATTCTGGGTAATGTAGTACGTTTGATTTAGTGGGCGCTACTGAAGTGCACTAAACAGCTATTGGGTAggcaaatattttttaacaaaaaaaaaagatgcatcagAAGTGAATTTTAATTATTCTTACATAGATCTGCAATTTGACATTAAGGAACATCGTTTTTAAAGTGTTCCACAATCTTTTCATGTACGCTTTGACAGATTAGAGAGCCTTTGCCCATCATTACTTCTGAGAGACTCTGTCTCTATAAGACATCCCTTTTATAGCTAATCATGTTACAGGCCTGATATCAATTAACTTAATTTGTGGCTAGACATTTGTCCTGCTAAATCTTTTTAAACTTTCTTgctttttcagccattttcatCCCAAATCTGAAATGACCTATTTAGTTTCCCAGTTTGAACATTTATGTTATCTGTGTTttgtaatgaataaaatattggctcCTGATATCTTTAAGTTTTTCCTTAATTCAAATGTATGGAACATCCCAATTTCTCTGGACACAGTCTCACTATTTCCAGCTCTATGGAAAGTACAtcaatgtacattgtaatgTATAATCTAATATTTGTTGAATGTCATTTGGCAATGAATATAGCATGCATAAGGCCTTTATGACCACTGTACTATCTAGTTTATTAATAATCTGGAATATTCCATATCTGTCATCAGAAATGATAACAGATTTTAAAGTGTATTTGAATGTCAACATGCACCCACGGGTCAATTTATTAGAAACACATATCTATGCTATTTTATAGCAACGTGGCAAAAGGTGTATTATTCACAGGATGTGGTGCATCTGCTGCAGCTGGTCACCTCTGGACTTCCAGAAATATCCGACGAGTGGCTGTCCTGTGGTCAGAAACTGACCACTAATGAAGGATTAGAagatacacaacacaaaatatacaACAGCTGCTCTACAGTCTATATATAATAGGCAGTAAGTCAGTTCTTGAACGTGATGTTTTGCACTTACTCCCCCCCAGCgaataaattatttgttagAATACCGATGTTAGacattttttctatttatttattctatttaaGGTAAAGGACTATACTTGTTAAATTATCCTCTATGGGAAACTGACTCTATGCTTATAGCTGTTTGTTAATTTGACGAGAGTCTTCAGAACACTGGGTCGAAAAAAATGGTTAGTCTATTGTGAAAAGCATTTAACTTTTAACCTGAAGTGGTGTAAGGAAGAAGATCCAGTGAAATGAGAGGAgcatcactgtgtgcactgtgtgctgtgctgctgtgtatcgcaatgagaatcacttcactttactttaagaGGAGCATCGCCATTGGAACCCATCAACTGAAAAAAGAAGAGGCAGCTTCGGTCAGAGTGACCCTGATGACCCCTGTTCTGCGGTTGCGACTCTTGCTCAGCTGAGTAAATGTTGGGTCGGACACGTGCTGTCATGGCTGGAGTGTGGAGGGCACTTCAGCGCCAGGGACACCCACACATCTCTCGGTGAGAGGGTCAGGCTGTAAACACAGTCCAGGGAGGACGTTATTATTAGGGGACGGACTGTGTACACTTGAAGCAAGACGAGTCACAgcgtgtgtgtctctgtgtatatTAATGTGCCAATGTGCACGAGACATAAACATGTCATAAACACGATCTCTTCGCGCATCTATTTTGGACAATGTGTTTGATTTCTGTTACTGATTACCATGCGCGCTGAACATTACCGGTCCGGCTTACTGGAGGCGGCCAGAAGCGGTAAATGTTTTACGTGGGTGTGCGTCTGCGTGAGTTGatgtgtgaatattttgtgTATTGAAGGAACACGATTGGTGAAGCGGTGACGTGTGCAGGGGGTCTGCTGttaggacgtgtgtgtgtgtgtgtgtttgtagcattttgtaagtgtgtgtgtacagtatgtgatgagattgtgtgtatatgtaaacgtgtgtgtgtgtgtgtgtgtgtgtgtgtgtgttcggagcGCGGTGGGAATGCCAATGCCGGCTGTTCTCGGTGCTTCTCTGCCAGCGTCTGTTCCCCGAGCTCAGGAAACCTGAACTCCTCCAGCGAGCGGCTGGCGGACGCAACACAACAGCCTGTTTCAGCGcaggaggtgaggagagagggaggtgaAAAGgggaggacagacagacagacaggccagCGGATGGAAGGAACCTTGATAAGGCTGTTGGAGAAGGCGGCTCCATAATAGGAGGCCAAGAATGTGGAAGATCAGGGAGATAAAAAGAGAGACGAGGCGAAGGAGGAAACGTGCCACGCTGAAGAATCCAGGAGTCTGACGTGAAGGAagatggagaggagagagaggaatcCGGCGCCGCGGCTGTGTTTATATGGAAAAACACGGCGCGCTGCCGATGGCCGGGAGACGTGAGGGGGAGGGGACCAGAGATgaagaggggaggaggaggagggaggagtcaACTGCAGGTGCGGCCGGAGCAGATGATGACCTCAATGGAGCATTAAATCCAGATGCTCCAGCAGATTTTGGCATTCACCTCCtcccaaagtgtgtgtgtgtgtgtgtgtgtgtgtgcactaatCCAAGTTAAGTAAATGTGCAATAATACCGATAATAGAATAAATATGGAAGACAGCAGAGTGGGAAAAATAAACACCTGTCCCGTGAGGACCAAATCTTTACACGGACCAAAATATTTGACTTTAGTTACTGAGATCAAGTTTAGTTTTGTCTAGAGCTACGTACACGAAGTTATGCACTTGTTACGTATTTATTACTCTAAGTCCAGACGAAGATCTAAAAGCAATCTTTTGTGTGTAGATTTTAATCTCAAACTCCCCAAACAAACTGTCATTGTATTTTTGAGAATACAGATAATTTACATCAAATTTCAAAGGGGGGAGAGTTCAAGAAaaacagatacaaataatatcacacaatagtgtgtgtgtgtttgtgtgtgtgtgtgtgtgtgtgtgtttgcattagTCTTATAACAATGGAGCTTGGCTAAAAAACAGGAACCCTCTGTTTCCTGAACCActgtccccccacacacacattcacacacactcacacacacactcacattttctgtgtgttgttttttttttatctttttggtGATCTggtgtaataaatgtgtaacatGAGTATGATGAATGTTGAACTGTCTCTACATTTCTAaactacatgttttttttttggggggggggggggggggggactgtctttGTGATGGCATTTGGTATTTACTGAGATGTACAATgcaagaatacacacacacacacacacacacacactgtctcttaCCCTGAAAGTGTGCCCAAGTGAGCATGTGATCACTCGTTTAATGTGGAGTTTGCTGCTGTGTTGTATCTTTTGTGGTTTCTGGTAATTTGTGGGTGCCAGTGATGTGGTGTTAATGTGTAACACACT
This genomic interval carries:
- the dpm3 gene encoding dolichol-phosphate mannosyltransferase subunit 3, with the translated sequence MTKLLEWLLGVSFVGIAWGLVTFDLLDLQLPSVCKEVAWPIPVYLLVVFGCYSLATVGYRVATFNDCEDAAKELQAQIKEAKEDLKQKGLKM